The window AATTTACTCTCATCTCTGTAgtgaaaattaaagtataaactctgaatgtgtattatttttctcaattttcccTTATGTTCAAATAAAGAGAataatattatttccttcatcttAAATTAAAAGTAGTTGCCCACATCACCATCTAGTGATTGGCTAAGTATGGATTTGACCCAGATctgatttatttgtgtttgttctCTTAGTTTTTAAACCATGTTATCTGCAATAAAATAGGGCAGTCTGAACTATCTCTTTTACTGTAATGTGTTAGGATCCTAGAACTCAGGAGGACAGGGAAAGAGATGAGACTGTGTGTTACTCCACCTTCTGCCACATTTCCCATCTCAGTTTTTAGCTTTTAATGTGGGCTACTGAGACAGAAGACTTTAACTGGtgagaattaattttattttcctggattttaaaaacatctgtttgttttgttttatttttcaaatggcaGGTGGAGACTGGTACCTGCTGCTGATGACATGGGAGCTGAAAGCAATGGAAGTCTGAACCACCTGTCTGTCTTCCTGACTGGCATCCCAGGACTAGAGGCCCAACATGGCTGGTTCTCCATCCCCTTCTTTACCATGTACATGGTGGCCATTGTGGGAAACTGCCTAATCATGGCAGCAGTGCAGGCAGACTCTGCCCTTCACGAGCCCATGTACCTGTTCCTCTCCATGTTGGCCATCAGTGAGGTGGGCGTCTCGGCGTCTACACTGCCTACAGTTATGGGCATTCTTTGGTTTGATGCTCGCAGGGTTGACTTTGATGGCTGCCTGGCCCAGATGTTTTTCATTCACACCTTCTCCTGCATGGAGTCAGGGGTCCTGCTGGCCATGAGCTTTGATCGTTTTGTAGCCATTTACAACCCGCTGCGCTATACAGCCATCCTGCCCCTGCCCCGTATCATCTCCATGGGTCTGGGCATTATGCTGAAGAGTGTGGCACTCATGGCCCCACTTCCAGTTCTGTTGAGGCAACTGCCCTATTGTCATGTTAACATCCTCTCCCATTCCTACTGCCTCCATTCAGACCTGATCCAGCTGCCTTGTGCTGATACTAAGCTCAATAGCATCCTGGGCTTGGCCATTGTCCTGGCCACTTTTGGGCTGGACTCACTGCTCATTGTGGTCTCATATGGGTTGATTCTTTACACGGTGCTGGGTATTGCTTCTCGGGAGGGAAGGTGGAAGGCTCTCAACACATGTGTGTCACACATCTGTGCAGTGCTTGTGTACTATGTGCCAATGATTGGTGTGTCTGTCATGCATCGGGCTGCCAAGCATGCCTCACCTGTGGTTCACACACTCATGTCTAGCATCTATCTCTTTGTGCCACCAGTGCTCAACCCCATCATCTACAGTATTAAGACTCAGCCAATTCGACAGGGAATTGCCACCTTATTCTCCTGCAAGAGGAAATTGATCTGAGTCACTCCTTCAATTCCGAAATTTTGATTATGTTTCTGCTATGGGCAAAACTCTACAATAGGAACTTCCGGGAGAAATAGGAAGGAGAAATTTGGAGCACTGTCACAAGCTTGAATCTAAATCACAGGAGTTATTTCTCAGTTCTTTACCTCTCACACTTTATGGAtatgtgtgtctctgtgcatgcacatatatatatccTTCATTTCTAACTAGATATAACAACTTGAGGGCAGAAATAATGAAATTACCTCCTCATCCCGTTCTcttaaaacttctagaagaagcTAAAAATAACTAGCTAACATGAAAGACCTTAAACCTTATGATATTTGAattgaaataaagcaaattttcatttttatgggaTAGCTAGGATTTAAGAACAACTCCCCATAATGATCATAAAGAAAGATCATCCtgggaacacatttttaaataaagtgagCATACTTTCTGATTTGTCCAGACATTCATAGTTCACACTTGTTTTTCTCAACATTATTAGCAATGATGCTCTCTTTCACTCCCCAAAATATCATTGTTTAAATAATGAAAGATATGATGAACTGCAGGGGTTTCAGCCAGATCCagtgtggatgagggaagggttaactgccaggGGATGGCGATGCcagcaataaatcaattaattaccaataaacttatctaatcaataaacacataaaagccaaaactcttttcaaatgggagggggcatgatggatcgggccataccagatctggcctctaacaagatggagtagcccatctctcctttatttatagttacatACATAAAGGGGCCCGACAAGGAGGgatttcttctgtgaggaacaggatggggtggagttaggggagccatttgtTTAGGGAGCTAGCATATCCCAAGATGATAAACCACTCTCACAGGGCGACCACTCCCCGGGGGGCTGGGACAGTTTCTTACTGACCACCTACACCATGAATCCAGCAGTAAGAATCTGTGACCAAAATTTGTAGTATCTATAAAAACTGATACTTCTGAGAGAAACTGCccattttcctcaaaaaaaatttttttttaatgaacattaaAGTTACAACCCTTATAATAGAAAATGTGCTATTACAAAATTCATGACGCCAGGGGACTCTGCTCCTAAGAAGTAGTGCCATATTAAGAccattgaggttttttttttctatttgttttattttttttaagaaattattgttctgcccagaaaaaaaaaatgagccctttttgcaaaaatattataTTAGCTGAAGTTTGAACTTTCAGTTCCAAGGACCTTCATCAAGGTAGAAACCTGATTCCAGCTCTGAAAGATCTTGCCCTGGCACCCTGATCTTAGACCTCTTCCATGGGTTTGCTTGTTCTGCTGAAATTACACTGGGTGTTGATTAGGTAAATCTGAATGACTGATAAGCCGGATCTGCACCAATCAATCTGCACCAAACTTAATTCTCCATTAagtttatcattattttacaaGGAAAACTCAGACAACATACTCAGTACTCAGCGGTGATccaggaaaaaggaaatagaattcaCATGCATTCTGGAGAAGAGCCCCCTAAGAGAATATCTGGGTGGGACAGCAACAAAAGATTTCCTTCAAAACCATTTAATCAAGCACAGGGGAGAGAATATTCAGAAGGGAGGAGCATACTTAGATAGACCTTCACTCAACTAATGGTGTTCATTCCACTGGCATTAGTATTAATGTGCTAGAATTCTCATAAACGCAGATGCACATCTCTTTTGTATAGAATCATTGCTGCTAGCTCACACCACCCCAAACCACCCTGCCACAAGTCAGGACTGTGTCATAGTGCCTCAATAGTATGATGGcgttttattttacatatgctCTTTTCCAATTCTGACTATGTGTTCCCCTTATTTCTGCATAATTTAACAATCTAATTCCCTTATATTAAGATTGAGGGAGAAAACAAAAGTCCAGGCAGATTTCGAGTAGTTGTTTCCTCTGGCACAACAAGAATGTTCTTGACCTTTCTGAGCCCAAACATCGGATTTTCAAAACTGTGTTTCTGCTGAGACTTTTGTCACAATTAAATTCTATGACTTGCAATGTTCCTGTTACTGCTGATGCTTTCCTACTTCAATAATAATGATAAcgacgacaacaacaacaacaacaacatttaaataagtaaagACAAGCAGATTCTGGGTTGTGTGGGAgctcttttaatttcttaaaagtcAGTCCTCttcaagcaggggtttccatttcTGAATCCTtgactccaccactgagcttaAGTGAACTTTGCATTGGAAATTAGTTTAACACTTTCTCAAACTCCTAAGATACTTTCACTTTGGCTTTTGATGTTTAGTGttttagtatttgtttttctatccACAGAGCACCAACATCCATAACGTTTTGTCTTTTTCAGTTTGGTCTCCTAATCTATGAAGGTTATCTTTTATTATTGCTATGAGATTATATTAtaaccagtgtgtgtgtgtgtgtgtgtgtgtttgatacCAGGAaattaactcaggggcactccaccactgagccacttacCCAGCCCTactgagacagggcctcactgagttgcttagcacctaactttttgctgaggttggctttgaactcttgattctcctgtcttagcctcctgagtcactggggttacaagcctgtgccactatgcccagggACCAGTGTTTAATTAAAGGCTGACATTTGCTTTAGGAATTACTTATAAGGATAGGAACATTTTATAGCATCAATGagaattttcatacatttatcaGAATTTAAAGTTCATaaagcataattttatattttatcatatactTAACActgtgaagaagaaagaaaaggcttcATATTTTgaatcatattatttatttatttttttcttttttcaaaatcaaatgttTAATGAAGTACAAagttgagctttttaaaaaaaatattgagattgggagtgtagctcagtgctagagtgcttgcctggcaggtatgagtcctgggttcaatgcccagccctgcaaagaaaaaaaaaaaaaaaaaaagcctattttttataatttctggtCCGCAATAGTGATGTCTCTTTATTTACAATGGAAACTTCTTATATAGCACCTGCTCCTTTTACCACCTGTGCTACTTAAAATGTGATGGTAGTGGTCTGTGTGCCTGACTCCATATTACCTAAAAAAAATAACTCCCTTAAATCTAAAGTTCAATAGTTAGTGCACTTTCCTTTGAAATAAGAGGCGACTAATTCCCTGACGGATCTGCCTGGTCTTTGCACTGTAAATGATGGGGTTCATCACAGGAGGAGCCAGCAGGTAGATATTGGCCATAATAACGTGGACCAGCGGAGAGGCATGCTTGGCAAAGCGGTGAGTCATAGATACACCAACCATGGGGACATAGAGGACCAGAACAGCCAGAAAGTGAGAAAGACAGTTATTGAGGGCACGTAGTCGCTCAGTCCAGGTGGCTGTGCTCAAGACATTTTTTAAGATGAGTACGTAGGAGAGTACAATGAGCAGAGGGTCCATTACGATAATGAGCAGGACCAGAGCAAATCCATACCAGGCATTGACTCGGGTGTCAGCACAGACCAGGTGAATCATATCCTGGTGGAGGCAGTAGGAGTGAGAGAGAAGGTGGGAGCGGCAGAAAGGCAGGCGCCTGAGTAGGAAGAGTGGGGGAAGAACCACCAGGACACAGCGGCAAACGATGGCTAGCCCAATTCTACCAATGACCTCACTGGTGAGGATGGAGGCATAATGGAGGGGgcggcagatggccacatagcggtcaaagGACATGGCCAGCAGGACGGAAGATTCCATAAAGGAGAATCCATGGAGGAAGAAGAGCTGTGCAAAGCAGGCCTCAAATCTGattttatgaatgttgaaccagaGGAGCTGCATGACTGTGGGCAGGGTGGTGAGGGTGAGGCCCAGGTCAGTCAGGGCCAGCATGCAGAGGAACAGGTACATGGGCTGGTGGAGAGACGGCTCTGTGCGGATGACAGCCAGGATGGTGGTGTTTCCCACTAT of the Sciurus carolinensis chromosome 11, mSciCar1.2, whole genome shotgun sequence genome contains:
- the LOC124960245 gene encoding olfactory receptor 51I2-like, encoding MGAESNGSLNHLSVFLTGIPGLEAQHGWFSIPFFTMYMVAIVGNCLIMAAVQADSALHEPMYLFLSMLAISEVGVSASTLPTVMGILWFDARRVDFDGCLAQMFFIHTFSCMESGVLLAMSFDRFVAIYNPLRYTAILPLPRIISMGLGIMLKSVALMAPLPVLLRQLPYCHVNILSHSYCLHSDLIQLPCADTKLNSILGLAIVLATFGLDSLLIVVSYGLILYTVLGIASREGRWKALNTCVSHICAVLVYYVPMIGVSVMHRAAKHASPVVHTLMSSIYLFVPPVLNPIIYSIKTQPIRQGIATLFSCKRKLI
- the LOC124960659 gene encoding olfactory receptor 51Q1-like gives rise to the protein MVLVTNITQAPFYFLLMGIPGFEAFHVWISIPFFCLYTISIVGNTTILAVIRTEPSLHQPMYLFLCMLALTDLGLTLTTLPTVMQLLWFNIHKIRFEACFAQLFFLHGFSFMESSVLLAMSFDRYVAICRPLHYASILTSEVIGRIGLAIVCRCVLVVLPPLFLLRRLPFCRSHLLSHSYCLHQDMIHLVCADTRVNAWYGFALVLLIIVMDPLLIVLSYVLILKNVLSTATWTERLRALNNCLSHFLAVLVLYVPMVGVSMTHRFAKHASPLVHVIMANIYLLAPPVMNPIIYSAKTRQIRQGISRLLFQRKVH